In a single window of the Porites lutea chromosome 14, jaPorLute2.1, whole genome shotgun sequence genome:
- the LOC140924966 gene encoding uncharacterized protein — protein MSLSRKKRPFPAGDLKPGPVEKKSPTFYSSLKAWILKNYERSEKSDTVLLDEIKERVLHEGFDGTSESSFSIVIYVSRAIAELFEMKSVRKRLKMGDKKVRTRVFQGLRKRIETLTQTKANTWSHMYTNAQQLAKPGWSVVKHTPDSMSFVRVENVRFDNQTVITDINLRKESGKIITNISYQKRQMARGDIDSMEKIFHAESIQAKIKLWMDYIDRSYVCQGFVVKETDEVHGDPVSKHSVTYAEDGIEETQMRGFSSNCKLLSNSKGECCSICSKTKDNLRRKHSRQEECRDRPLIPQSCNHKYMSREQLLFKVEHLQKLRTAENKKREKIQTEMLEVDVEDHEDLFSILKNVEKKDVPDDMLLFWEEQKKILETPNNRRYRWHPKIMKLCIELYVKNPHVLDTLREVIYLPSNRAIRLVKRKCAITTSIEDTYCLQPSDNYVDFYILFNL, from the exons ATGTCGCTATCAAGGAAGAAACGTCCTTTTCCTGCTGGAGACTTAAAACCTGGtcctgtagaaaaaaaaagtccaacCTTCTATTCCTCCTTGAAAGCTTG GATTCTGAAAAACTATGAAAGGAGCGAGAAAAGCGATACAGTATTGCTCGACGAAATCAAAGAACGAGTTCTTCATGAAGGTTTTGACGGGACTTCAGAGTCGTCTTTTAGTATTGTTATATATGTCAGCCGAGCAATCGCGGAACTATTCGAAATGAAGAGCGTCAGAAAGCGCTTGAAGATGGGTGATAAAAAGGTGCGTACTAGAGTATTCCAGGGCCTCAGAAAAAGAATTGAAACTCTGACGCAAACGAAAGCCAACACTTGGAGCCATATGTACACAAATGCTCAGCAGCTCGCCAAACCCGGGTGGAGTGTTGTCAAACATACGCCAGACTCGATGAGCTTCGTTCGCGTTGAAAATGTCCGCTTTGACAATCAGACTGTGATTACTGACATTAACCTGCGCAAAGAATCTGGCAAAATCATCACCAACATCAGTTACCAGAAGCGGCAAATGGCCAGGGGGGATATCGATTCCATGGAGAAAATATTTCATGCAGAGTCCATACAGGCCAAAATAAAACTTTGGATGGACTACATTGATAGAAGTTATGTCTGCCAGGGTTTCGTAGTGAAAGAAACAGACGAGGTTCATGGGGACCCAGTATCAAAGCACTCTGTTACATACGCTGAGGATGGTATCGAAGAAACACAGATGAGAGGGTTTTCTTCTAATTGCAAACTCCTGTCCAACAGTAAAGGGGAATGCTGTTCCATCTGCAGCAAAACTAAAGATAATCTTAGAAGAAAACACTCTCGTCAGGAAGAATGCAGGGATAGACCCCTTATTCCACAGAGCTGCAACCACAAGTACATGTCAAGGGAGCAGCTCCTCTTTAAAGTCGAACATCTACAGAAACTGCGAACAGCAGAGAAtaagaagagagagaaaattCAGACCGAGATGCTAGAAGTTGACGTGGAAGACCATGAGGACTTGTTCAGCATTCTGAAAAATGTTGAGAAGAAAGACGTGCCTGATGACATGCTCCTGTTTTGGGAGgaacaaaaaaagattttggAAACACCAAACAACAGACGTTACAGATGGCATCCTAA aaTCATGAAACTTTGTATTGAACTCTATGTCAAAAATCCGCATGTGCTTGACACACTTCGTGAGGTTATCTACCTGCCAAGTAATCGGGCAATAAGGTTAGTAAAAAGAAAGTGTGCAATAACAACTTCAATAGAGGACACATATTGCTTGCAACCCAGTGACAATTATGttgatttttatattttatttaatctttAA